From the genome of Terriglobales bacterium, one region includes:
- a CDS encoding DUF4139 domain-containing protein — MQRLLALLFAVVVLAPAAPAADPALTIYNQNFAVVRQTFPLDLRAGVNQVRYAETTAFLEPDSVILRDPSGHVRLQILEQNYRNDPVSQELLLSLYEGKTIDFLIQRQERQEIVQGKIIRSGYVPHREAWQQYGQPYYQAQMAFMQGGASQPIIEVEGKLRFGLPGQPLFPALADDNILKPALDWRIETDRDSRFDAELSYLTGGMRWEADYNLVAPEKGDVLDLVGWVTIDNQTGKTFQNAKIKLIAGDVSKLQPAQAMEAYDAVMARAEVGGMRPVVTEKSFDEYHLYTLLRPTTLRDRETKQVEFVRSAGVKAERLYVYDGAWIDPNRYRGWNMENIRQDRDYGTKSNPKVWVMQEFKNTEANGLGIPLPKGRLRFYRRDDDGRLEFTGENVIDHTPKDEKVRVYTGNAFDVVGERSRTNFRLDSVKNEWMDESFEIKVRNHKKEPVEVRVVEHLYRWTNWEVRLASHKWSKMDAQTIEFRVTLPPDGEQVITYTAHYWW, encoded by the coding sequence ATGCAACGCCTGCTCGCCCTGTTGTTTGCCGTCGTCGTGCTTGCGCCCGCCGCGCCGGCGGCCGACCCCGCGCTTACCATCTACAACCAGAACTTCGCCGTCGTGCGCCAGACCTTCCCGCTCGACCTGCGCGCCGGAGTGAACCAGGTCCGCTATGCGGAAACCACAGCGTTCCTCGAGCCTGACTCGGTCATCCTCCGCGATCCTTCCGGGCACGTCCGCCTGCAGATCCTGGAGCAGAACTACCGCAACGATCCCGTCTCGCAGGAATTGCTGCTTTCCCTCTACGAAGGCAAGACCATCGACTTCCTCATCCAGCGCCAGGAGCGCCAGGAGATCGTCCAAGGCAAGATCATCCGTTCCGGCTACGTTCCGCACCGCGAGGCCTGGCAGCAGTACGGCCAGCCCTATTACCAGGCGCAGATGGCGTTCATGCAGGGCGGCGCGTCGCAGCCCATCATCGAGGTGGAAGGCAAGCTACGCTTCGGCCTGCCCGGCCAGCCGCTCTTCCCCGCGCTCGCCGATGACAACATCCTGAAGCCCGCGCTCGACTGGCGCATCGAGACCGATCGCGACTCGCGTTTCGATGCCGAACTTTCCTACCTCACCGGCGGCATGCGCTGGGAGGCCGACTACAACCTGGTCGCGCCCGAGAAGGGCGACGTCCTCGACCTGGTCGGCTGGGTCACTATCGACAATCAGACCGGCAAGACCTTCCAGAACGCCAAGATCAAGCTCATCGCCGGCGATGTCTCCAAGCTCCAGCCCGCCCAGGCCATGGAGGCGTACGACGCGGTCATGGCCCGCGCGGAAGTCGGTGGCATGCGCCCGGTTGTCACGGAGAAATCCTTCGATGAGTACCACCTCTATACGCTGTTGCGGCCCACCACCCTGCGCGACCGCGAGACCAAGCAGGTGGAGTTCGTGCGCTCGGCAGGCGTGAAGGCCGAGCGCCTCTACGTCTACGACGGCGCCTGGATCGATCCCAACCGTTACCGCGGCTGGAACATGGAGAACATCCGCCAGGACCGCGACTACGGCACCAAGTCCAATCCCAAGGTCTGGGTCATGCAGGAGTTCAAGAACACCGAGGCCAACGGCCTCGGCATCCCCTTGCCCAAGGGCCGGCTGCGCTTCTACCGCCGCGACGATGACGGCCGCCTGGAGTTCACCGGCGAGAACGTCATCGACCACACCCCCAAAGACGAAAAAGTGCGCGTCTACACCGGCAACGCGTTCGATGTCGTCGGCGAGCGCTCGCGCACCAACTTCCGCCTGGACTCCGTCAAGAACGAGTGGATGGACGAGAGCTTCGAGATCAAAGTCCGCAACCACAAAAAGGAGCCGGTCGAAGTCCGCGTGGTCGAGCACCTCTACCGCTGGACCAACTGGGAAGTGCGCCTGGCCTCCCACAAGTGGAGCAAGATGGACGCCCAGACCATCGAGTTCCGCGTCACCCTCCCGCCCGACGGCGAGCAGGTCATCACCTACACCGCGCACTACTGGTGGTAG
- a CDS encoding DUF5996 family protein translates to MNAIPSSAMEPWPALPLEAWKDTYATLHLWTQIVGKIRMALTPRVNHYWHVTLYVTPRGLTTSTMRQGSRLLEMRFDFLDHRLAIETSDGEVRHIRLEPRTVADFYREVMATLKELGIEVRLHAKPDEVPDPIPFAQDTVHASYDGEYAQRFWRILASVDAVFQEFRSGFLGKSSPVHFFWGSFDLAVTRFSGRRAPERPGADAITREAYSHEVISVGFWPGAGYKGAAFYAYAAPEPPGFAAQKVKPAAAFYDAGMKEFLLMYDAVRESADPRKALLEFCQSTYEAGANLGGWDRGALEAA, encoded by the coding sequence GTGAACGCAATCCCAAGCAGTGCCATGGAGCCCTGGCCGGCGCTGCCGCTGGAGGCGTGGAAGGACACCTACGCGACGCTGCACCTGTGGACGCAGATCGTGGGCAAGATCCGGATGGCGCTGACGCCGCGCGTGAACCACTACTGGCACGTCACGCTGTACGTGACGCCGCGCGGGCTGACGACCTCCACCATGCGGCAGGGGTCGCGCCTGCTGGAAATGCGCTTCGACTTCCTCGACCACCGGCTGGCAATCGAGACCAGCGACGGCGAGGTCCGGCACATCAGGCTGGAGCCGCGGACGGTGGCCGATTTCTATCGCGAGGTGATGGCGACGCTGAAGGAACTGGGCATCGAGGTGCGCCTCCACGCCAAGCCGGATGAAGTGCCCGACCCCATTCCCTTCGCGCAAGACACTGTGCATGCTTCCTACGACGGCGAGTACGCGCAGCGCTTTTGGCGCATTCTGGCGTCGGTGGATGCGGTGTTCCAGGAATTCCGCTCCGGGTTCCTGGGCAAGTCGAGCCCGGTGCATTTCTTCTGGGGAAGCTTCGACCTGGCGGTGACGCGATTTTCCGGGCGGCGGGCGCCGGAGCGTCCGGGCGCGGACGCCATCACGCGCGAAGCATACTCGCACGAAGTGATCAGCGTGGGCTTCTGGCCGGGCGCGGGCTACAAGGGCGCGGCCTTCTATGCCTACGCCGCGCCGGAGCCACCGGGTTTCGCCGCGCAGAAAGTGAAACCAGCCGCAGCGTTCTACGACGCCGGGATGAAGGAATTCCTGCTGATGTACGACGCCGTGCGGGAGTCGGCGGACCCGCGCAAAGCGCTGCTGGAGTTCTGCCAGAGTACGTACGAAGCGGGCGCGAACCTGGGAGGATGGGACCGAGGGGCGCTGGAAGCGGCGTGA
- a CDS encoding glycosyltransferase family 39 protein: MTRPRLIALCFLFLFLAQALWMAARSPLAPEEAAAISASRSPVVRLATHADLQLAVRTLRDDPWLPRLPSVVFGLLLGGSLWYVAHRLYGNRGGYIALALYCFSPLSILAAARVGPEAPATWGLYGTVFYAIALSHTLDAPPRDRLLRALLFGLSLGLAAAALYPAALGLLPALAFLFYLAPQRRAAALAWAALSVAIAGGLFAVVHRWAGMDLLASLRITDFPALRPRVAAGGIPWPAVVPLLLASLPALLLFGLALITVLRSRRSRYFGNLAPLAVGLPLAVLGLATPFYLSVRNLVLALPFLCLFVAGVFADLLEEEFEGPPARLARAVLLPLLALNAAAGLWLLPRVS, translated from the coding sequence ATGACTCGGCCGCGCCTCATCGCCCTGTGCTTCCTGTTTCTCTTCCTGGCCCAGGCGCTTTGGATGGCCGCCCGGTCCCCGCTGGCCCCCGAAGAGGCCGCCGCCATCAGCGCCTCGCGCTCCCCCGTCGTGCGGCTGGCTACGCACGCAGACCTCCAGCTGGCGGTCAGGACGCTGCGCGACGATCCTTGGCTGCCTCGCCTGCCGTCCGTCGTCTTCGGCCTGCTGCTTGGCGGATCGCTCTGGTACGTCGCCCACCGCCTTTACGGCAACCGCGGCGGATACATTGCGCTCGCTCTCTACTGCTTCTCGCCGCTCTCCATTCTCGCCGCCGCGCGCGTCGGCCCCGAAGCCCCGGCGACCTGGGGCTTGTACGGCACCGTCTTCTATGCCATCGCGCTTTCCCACACGCTCGACGCTCCGCCGCGCGACCGCCTGCTGCGCGCCTTGCTCTTCGGCCTCTCGCTGGGCCTGGCTGCGGCGGCGCTCTATCCCGCCGCGCTCGGCCTGCTGCCGGCACTGGCCTTCCTGTTCTACCTCGCGCCCCAGCGCCGCGCCGCGGCACTCGCCTGGGCTGCTTTGAGTGTTGCGATTGCCGGCGGCCTCTTTGCTGTCGTGCATCGCTGGGCCGGTATGGATCTTCTAGCCTCGCTCCGGATCACCGATTTCCCGGCTCTTCGTCCGCGCGTGGCTGCGGGTGGCATTCCCTGGCCCGCCGTCGTGCCCCTGCTCCTGGCTTCTCTCCCTGCCCTGCTCCTCTTCGGTCTCGCGCTCATCACCGTTTTGCGCTCACGCCGCTCGCGCTACTTCGGCAACCTCGCGCCGTTGGCCGTGGGACTACCGCTTGCGGTGCTGGGGCTCGCCACGCCTTTCTACCTCAGCGTGCGCAATCTGGTGCTGGCCCTGCCTTTCCTGTGTCTGTTCGTCGCCGGCGTCTTCGCCGATCTGCTGGAAGAAGAGTTCGAAGGCCCGCCCGCGCGCCTGGCCCGCGCCGTCCTGCTCCCACTCCTCGCGCTCAACGCCGCCGCCGGCCTCTGGCTGCTACCGCGAGTCTCTTAG